The sequence AGTGCAATGCCATAAACTTAAAAAGGATTATGCAATTTCTTTTACTCAGTCTTTCCCCGAGTACTTTTTCTATCAGTTTATTCTGTTCTTGTCTCAGAAACTCATCTGTATATAATGACATTCATCTTAAGAAAGGAATCAGTTACCAGTAATTGTGAAGTtgaatttttccccccatttccctCTCTTCTTAAAATTCAGCACAGCTTATTTAATCTCAGGATGAACATTTTGATATGGCTTTGCACTATTTTACAACTTCTGCTTCTTCAGAAATCCATGGGGAACTAGGAGCAAGATTGAGGCAACTGTTTTACAGAAGTTGCCTGAGCCAAACATCATAATATAAAAAATAGTTAGGATTGTCTTAAGTAGAAGTTAACCAAATCAAGATATTTGCTATTCAAACATGTATTTCTTCAAAACAATATTAACACATTTGCTCCATATTCTTCCCAGATCTTAAGATCCATAGTTCACTATTTTCAAAATGTACAGAACTtgcaagaacagattttttttttaaaaaaagcaatgatCAATGGTACCTTAAAAATACCTCGAGTATCAAACTATCTCCAGTCTGTTGCTGCATTTATAAGAATTCCTCCAGAAaattagctttttttctttttcacaaaatTGTAGGTACTGAAACTGAAGGAATTAGAAATACAATGAATGAAAATAACCAATTTTCCTCAGAAATCCATTTCTTCATGTCGATTTCAAGTCTCTCTTAACATTTCCATGCTAACAGTCCAAAATATATATAGGGGTTGTACTCTGACCAGCAGGAAGCTACAGTGACaaagtaatattaaaaaaaaatgcataatggCTGCCAAAACAAAGGCTTTGGGAAACAGCTACGTCCCCGTTTTAGATTATGCATTAAAAGTTTCCAGTGCAAAGGTCTTCAGTGTGTGAATGGAAGGAGTTGAGAAGGAAAGGCAAAAATTAACcagagaaagaaatgaagaagGCTTTCCTAACCAGTCTTGAATGAGGGATAAATTAAATGGTATGTCAGCTTTCACCACCAACTTTTCAAAGAAAGCATCTCACGAGGATGAGACGATGCAGCAATTCAACAGGCTTCCCATCTGTGGTCCTTATGGGGATGAGTCTGGGCTTCGGCCTGTGGGGTGGGGGACGGGACGGGATGGAGCTTGTTTTGAGCTGCTTTTCTTCTGGCGCTGGATGGAATGGACCGATTGGCAAATCCACATGAGACTGAGTTCTCCTGGTGTCATGAAATGTGAGCAATCTGTCGGACGCGGGTCTGAATTTCTTGCCGACACAAAGGGCAGGTTTCTAGTTGCAAGGCACATTCCATGCATAGATCGCTGAGAGAGACAAAGATGCAAGAAGAGGTTATTTAAGGTGGGTTTCTTTCCCAGAAGAGCATCAAGCAAACTTTTAAAAAGGGTTAAAAAGGTGCCAAATATATTGAGGGTTATTATGGGTTTGGCCCAGGCACCTCTATCTTGAAGGAAATATTTGGAATGAACAAAGGAATATAGTGCATTCTAGGGCAGGAACGTATTATGTAGATGTGGGTATGCATAGATCAATGATTCTCAACATTGGCAACATTAAAAtacatagacttcaactcccagaagtcatgGACTTCTGGGgacttctgagagttgaagtccatgtatcttaacgttgccaatgttgctgtcaggcctggaagccatctttggtgttaggccttcaggcctgccacgttTACACTGTGGGAAACTGAGAGGGGGGATTGCCTGGAGCAtgagtgatatatagtcataatactcctttctcaagaagtcaaggacaacttgccctgcacctggagggctggaagtGGGAGGCATCCCCAGCTGGGAAgatgtttgattggaccatgtgatggacttgtggattTTGGGCAGgaacttgaacttttctttgggtggggaaaacctggaagttttcagattcgggttttcccagatgtgccaatatgacatctctaataaaatgtaactttgaggaatttcaagcctcggagttttctttcgttgggggtgttacttggaaccctgacagttgtcaatgttgagaaacactggcacaGATTTGAAGCAAGCGACGTTTACTTCCTCTTAGCCAATCTAATCCAGGGATAATTGGGAAGGATGACATAAAtaacttaacaacttaacaactgtggcatgaaaggtcgtaaaatggggcaaaactcacttaacaactggtttccgtttagcaacagaaatttgggggtaaatcataagttgaggactatatataacctgtttccccaaaaagtaaggcaaaactgaaaaataagctctagcatgatttttcaggatgctcataatataagccccagttaagatcatcagccagacgGACGCATTTAGTACCGTTATTTCCTGGAAAATAAAACCTAATCGGAAAATAAGCaattaatgcatcttttggagcaaaaattaatataagacctaatCTTATTTTCAGGCAAACATGGGTATATATATCTAGATCAGATGTGCTCGACACGTGTCCACACTGCCAAGGGCAATGGGTGTGTGTGAAATTACAAGAAATGTCTATCAAAAATCATTGTTTCTCGAAATACCTGTGTCCACAAGGCCTGAGTTCTGTGTCAGCTATTTCATCGCAGCAAAGTGTACAGCAATTTTCTCGAATGCTCACTTGCTTTAACAAGGCCAGGCGTCTATGTCTGAAGATGGAATAGGAGGAGGTGAAAAATAGACACACAAACTGACAAGGCGTTCATATTCACATTAATGCCTTCCTTGGGTGAGGAGTTAATGCATTGCTTACTAATGTAAGCAATGCATTAACTCCCCACCTAAGGAAGACAATCATTTACTATCTGCAAATGAAGGGAAGATGCAGAGCACAAAAGTGCACCCCAACTTTCCAGATCCAGGTTACCTTGGTAAAATGATTTTCTCTTCCGCTGTCAGAAACGCATAATTGTTAAAGGTGTTAAATTTTGCAGAGGGAGGGTATTTGAAAGGCTTTGCTCCAAAATTGAACTCACACTGTTGGTAAGACATGAAACTAGCTGCAGCAAAGAAGCCGGAACTGTGTGATAAAGGATGAAAAACAAAAATCAGTGCGACAATACAAGCTACCTATTGGAGTTAATTCTTCATAGTGAGAGGCTGGGAAACGCCCAATGGCTGTGTGTCTTTTGTGGCTCTCTGAATCCTGGACTACAACCTTCATCATCCCTAACACTTCCTTTAGAGAAGGAATGTCATCAGGGTAGTGGCATTCACAGCTGCaggtgttgtttttactttttaaggcACAGATGACTTCTGTGGCTGGGAGTTATTTTTATCAGCATGGGTTGATGGGCATTCTCTGCATCAATGTTTCTCAAGCTAGgcgacttgaagatgtgtggacttcaagtcccagaattccccagccagaaaaggGTGACCAATTTACAATCATAACAAGTTATGGTTGTGATGGGCAGACCTATTATGGTTGTAACTTGAAGACAGTATACAGATGGTCTTCAAATTATGATTATAATGGAGCCTGTCCATCATGATTATAACTTGTGACTGTCGAAAATCAGGTCACCCACGACTgacccaacattttttttttgcaactgttGTTAATGTGTCACTTTGAGCAATTGCCTCTTCTTTTCTTAGTAGCAGAGACGGGGAATTCAAAATTGCTATATCCCATTAAGGAAGCTGCCGTGAAATAAGCCTCAAGAAAACTCAATAGGGACAGAAAAACAGTCACAGAAAACGCAAAACAAGGATCTCCCCAAGAAAATAGGTTggtggaggaagggaaagaataataaaggaaCTGGGTCAGCTGTACTTGAAAATAAAAGAACTATTTTAAAAGGCCAAAGCAAAGCCATACTAGTGTTCACATCtgagaaatttaaaaactatGATTGATTACACAAGCCACAGTGATTTAATAGTGTATTAAATCAAAATGAGTGGATTTACCCATCATGCTTAGTTAAAACACAAGCCAATAAATCCTCATTGGAGATTAATATTTTGTTTGAATCAGACCATATTTTGTTTGAATCAGCTGGGCTCCTTCAGGTACTTCAGGTTCTGGGCCTCCTTAGGGTCAAGTCTTATTTGATTAAATATTTATTGCTAATTCTAATTCTGCAAAGATGGACTTTTACTGCAAAATGGGCATTGCCCTCAGAAGAATGAACTTACATAGCTGATGAAAACACTTGCTTCTCAGCAGGAAGCTGGTTCCcgtttaaataaaaaatcatctTCTTCTCTTGCAAGTCCAGTAAAAATCCTATAGTGTCACCTTAGTCAACATAAGAAAACAAGCTATTGAAACACAGATATCACCCAGACACTGTATCCTGCAAAAGAGGAATAGGGAGCTCAGGTCTTATCTGACAACTACTGAAAGggtaacagtaatagagttggaagggaccttggaggtcatctagtccaactccctgctcacgcagaagacctgtactagggattcaaactgctgaagtgccaacctttctgatcgacaagctcagtgttttagccactgagccggtCCCAGTAGTTGGGTTACATTTGTGTTCCCCATAACGCCCAATCCATACTATGCAAGGGACTTGAAGggtcgtaatagctcaggctgtaaggagcctgttattagaacacagcagcctgcaattactgcaggttcaagcccggcccaaggttgactcagccttccatcctttataaggtaggtaaaatgaggacccagattgttgggggggcaataagttgactttgtaaatatacaaatagaatgagactattgccttatacactgtaagccgccctgagtcttcggagaagggcgggatataaatgtaaataaaaaaaaacttgaaacagTCTATGGATTTGTGTTTCCATCTTTCCCACTTTTATGTGTTTCTACCCCTATGTATAAAAACCTTTCAATAAATATTCAGATATGTGGAGAAGATAAAATGACTGTTCTCTATGTGTTTACAAATTAAAAGCCAGTCTTGCAAACAGGGACACTATCTTAGAATAAATGCTATCTTCTTCCTTTTAGCAGTTTTAACCGTGTTTATTCCATCTAATCAAAACCAAGAAAACTACCTATACCAGGTGTTATCTCAACCAGGATTTGTAAACCTGCTTCAAATTCTGGTTAAGATAAAAGCTAAATCAGCATCAGAATTGACATTACTTTCTCTAGAAATAGTGGTATGCAAGGGGATAAAAATTCATATATGAGAGAAAGAACCCATTTATGAAGTTGGCTTCTGATATGATTTACTAGTGATTTACTAGTTGGGTTACTAGCAGCTTTATCCTCAAAAGCATTtcagcatattaaaaaaaagggaTTTAGAAAGTTATGCAGAATTTGGCTGCAGGAACatgctttctttttaaaaccaAACTATTTACAATTTGTAATATggagggatgctgcaaaagttccACCCCAAGATAAATTAATATGTTTATGTCTTAATAGGTTTGACGTGTTAAGAGAAGTATGGTGCTCATCAAGGTAATGTTCATGAAATGTAGTCATAAATGAATGATTGACAAATTTAGGCTTGCTACAAAGTCCACTGCCACCTTCACAACACGTTGTCTATTGATTTTATTCTGCCTACCAAAGCATTAGCCAACTAATTAGCTACACTGTTTGCAATTTACTCTGTTTCCATGGAGGAAGGCCTCTTGAACTCACAAGATCACTGCGGAAGCACTgaactaataataacaacaggaAACAGGTGTACAGACATCCCCATTAAAAGATTACTGGGCAGCGAGACTCCTACGGCTGCAGGTATCTTGCTCCATTGTTCAAAAATctatttcatgacatttttccccCGGTTTTTAAGTCTCTATGCTAGAACTACAGACAGGAAGAGTTCATTGAGCCCAACTCCCTTGCTCAATGAAGCAATCCAAATTGCTTCAAGAAATGGCTGCCCACCTTCTGGTTGAACACCTGGAGCAAAAGGAAGCCAGTTATTTGTAATTGGTTCCATCTGCTCCCGTGGTAAGATTTTCCTAGCACTGGAAATTAGATCATTGTGCTGTGCTCTACCCTGTAGGATAATAGAAAACAAATGAGGACTAACTGGATAGTGACCCAACTTCAGCAACGAGAAAACAAGTGGGACAATATCATACCTTCCTTCCAGCATGGGTGGGAATGTGGTTTACTTCGGGCATTATACCAGATCAGCTGCCGGCAGCCATCGTAAGCACAAGAGTATTCATCGTCCCCGATACCATAACCTTCCTTCAGGAAATATAGAATACAGTATTTCATTAAAGGATGTGTCTGCCTATATATTTGGGTAATAATCAGGAGGATCTCAATACAATGCAGATGGGTGTTCTAATCTGAGTGAAATTTCTCCACTTATTCTATGGGTCAAAGCACAAAAGGATAGGGCTAGAGGTTGTAAGAGATTTGTCAGAAGAAACTCTAAGAGAAAATATGACTAAATAAAATCATTTCACTACAACACCTGCATGTTCCCAACTTTAAGTATTATcaaaatatcaatattaatcagaatagagttggaagggaccttggaggtcttctagtccaaccccctgctcaagcaggagaccctagaccatttcacaaCTGACTGTCCaagccttttcttaaaaacctccagtgatgaaatacctacaacttctgaaggcaagctgttctactgattaattgttctcactgttaggcagtttctccttagttctagattgtttctctccttggttagtttccatacattgtttcttgtcctgccttctggtgctttggaaaataggttgaccccctcttccctGAGGCAGCCCCTTCAATATTGGAAtttctctagactaaccaaacccaaatttgccaactgttcttcatatgtttttgtcattaggcctttaatcatctttaatgctcttctctgcactttttccaagcaTCTTtattgtaatgtggtgaccaaaacgggaTCAAAACCAAAATAATTCTGCCTAACACAATTGAACCTTGTTCCCTTCTCCATGTTGCTGGGAGGAGATGCCCTTGAACCTGTTTTCACAGAGCAACCCCAGAAGGAATTGATGGACAACAAGTCCACCCACCCCACTACCCATTAGTGACCAGTAAGCAATTATTGGAATACAACCAGGGCAAGAGAATCAAGTCTTGATCAGATCTGCTTCTAAATTGAAAGAAACTGAAAAGCTGAAGGTTGCCAAACGAGCCTGGAAGATGAACAGGGCTCTGAACTTCTATTTCTCAGGTCCCTATCACTTTATTAATGGCCATCAGCCAGCCTGAAGAGCAATAccagctgttctgacctaggcttcccaaggagCATGGAGCCAAGTCCTCATCCTgataaacctcttttatttaatttacagtgaattcctctccagcaaagtctttcctctcccagtctttcaagatattcacaattaccaacctttatcaggcttggagagtggccaggccgatatctttcagacactGCAATACTTGGTAAGAATacagtaatgaactaattgtctcctgcaaactcacctcccctttcgctcctcttttattccctttgggaggggccattcatcgtccacctgtggccttcctgccaagttgacccttgttctttagctgttcccttcatctggcaactccgcacatgtgcacactgggaacaggctccagataTTCGtgtgcctcactgatgtctgactccaaaggaagCTGGTAAGTGGCATagggtcctggccccatctctgcctctgatgcagagctctcatcagagccttcctcagactccaggaccggccaatgttcctccccaacctcctcactttcAGAATCTGCTGCCACAATACCAGCAGGGTGAATGACTCATCATGCCCCCTGCAAGAGATGACTACCTTCTCTGCTTTGTGTGAAAGATACCCAAAGCCAGCAATTACTTGGCTTCTACAAATACAGAATACAGTATAATTCTCAGTACAGCAAAATGCAGGAAAATATTGCTAGGATGGGTAGTTCCACAAACATGCCACAAAGAATACTATCCATGTAGTTGCTTTCAAGTCAAACTTTCAGAGGTGGGATGAAGAGATGAGAGAATAGGAGGGCTTGTTCGGTGCCAGTTCAATTTGGTAGACAGATCCCACTGACAAGAGCAGCACTTACGTGATTGAGAAACTTGCTGTCTTTAGTAGCCCATCCTATCTGCATCACTCCAGAGGTAATGACTGTGACTTCATAGTACCAAGCTCCAGAATCTACACAGAAGGTACATCGGACACTTTCAAAAGACGAAGCATCACATCGGGCCTAGCAGATAAAAATGTGGAGGAAAAAAAGTAACGTACATATGCAAATTGACGCTGAAGGGAGCACCAAAGGGCACATTAAAGTGCTCAGCTTCCCAATTTATTAATCTCATATTTGTTGGGAGAACTGTAAATCTCATAAACCTCAACCAGCACAGTCAACTGACTGGGAATCCAGGTGCTGCAATATTGTTCATCTTGAGGCTCGGAGCTGGAGAAGGCCGCACCGATTTGTGGCAGATCACTGAACATCTAACACAGAAAGGATAAAGATGTGCAAGGAGTATCAAGGAGACGTGTTGTCAACCAACCCACTCAGTCATCTAGTTTTACCaagagtaaggtaaaggtaaggtaaaggtaaagattccccttgcacatatgtgctggttgttcccgactctagggggaggtgctcatctccttttctaagccgaagagccagcactgtccgaaaaaATATctggggtcatgtggccggcatgactaaatgccaaaggcacatggaatactgttaccttcccaccaaagctggtccctatttttctacttgcatttttacgtgcttttgaattgctaggttggcagaagctgggaaaagtaatgggagctcaccctgttatgcggcactagggatttgaccgctgaactgctgacctttcaatcgacaagctcagcatcttagccactgagccaccacatccctgtacCAAGAGTACACTTCACTAAAACTTAAGTTGTTACAGAAGAAGCGAAGTTGAAGCTGGCGTTTTTGCATGCAAAATGATACAATTAGTTTTCCCTTTTCCCCGCCATCCCCCTATTATCAATTAATGTCCAGTTAGGTGCCCGTATGTTGTTTGGGGAAGGGACCCTCAGTTCGTGGGCTTTCCAGCTCTGCAATCTGATGAGTGACCTTGGGCTGGCAGGTGTTTCTCCTGCCTAGGGCTGGCACAGcttgacacaagaacagtttttttccaaacgccatcactctgctaaacaaataattccctcaacactgtcaaactatttactgagtctgtgctactattaatcttctcatcgttcccatcacccatctcctcccacttatgactgcataactgtaacttcgttgcttgtatccttacgatttatattgactgtttcctaatatgattggattgcttatttgcaccctataactatcattaagtgttgtaccttatgattcttgatgaacgtatcttttatatacactgagagcatatgcaccaagacaaattccaatcacacttggtcaataaaaaattctgttctgttctgttgttctgttccgttccgttccattctattctatgtattgatgactattgcagcatcctggggtgatCACTATTTGCTacctcccagctggcttccaacaaacaaagtcgaTGTGGAAACTGCGTatgcttaacaagtgcagtgattcacttaacaaccatagcctaaaaggtcataaaactgggcatgactcacttgTTTAGCAATGGCAAGTCTGGTCCCAGTTATGGTTATAAGCCAAGGATTGCCTGCCTGCATATTATATCTCCATGCACTTACCAATAAAGAGGGCCCATCTCCCTTTCTCAAGCTAAGAACCATGTAGTGAGACAATCAAGAATGATGTATTTATTTTGGGTCTCCAAAGAGCTACAGATCTTACCCAGAATGCCTTTATAGTATGCACTTTCCTCCATCAATTacacagaaatgttttttttacaaTGCTGTCTGATTTGagttaaaagcaaaataattaaaataagcaCTCTGAAAGCAATGTCTTTTAGTTCATAGAAACTCCCTCCCTTCAGACCTCCCCCTGCTATTCAGGAAAATTGAGCAGGCATAAACAGTATTTCATAATTAatgcacaaaaacacacacacaaggctACCTCCAACCCATGAGGTGAAATCTTCAGATATTCACTGACATCATTGCTATTCAGCATGGCTCTAATATTGGTCAGGTCAACTTTCTCGTATGTAAACTGTCTCCCTTCTTTCAAAACTGCAGGAAACAAGAGGAAAGGTTATAAGGGCTATCCCAGCAATGTAGTAAAGGTAACCTAGAAAACTGAATTCATCTGCCCAATTCTGGCCATTTAAGAATGAATCAAACACTTTCCAAATAAGCAACTATCCCTTTAAATGACAGGCATTCAAAGATTGAATTCTTTAGAATTTGGGCTTAAGGGGAATGACCCCACATGCTAAATGCTTCCTGCTTctcttctgccagcaaaagcaaTTAAGTATAACTGCTCCATCTGTGGTTTGCTTAACATTATGTGCAAATGGGAATCCCTACCTGGTTTTTCTTCTAACAAATTGGAGTCATTAGCTTGCCTTAGAATTTTAGCATGTCAAAAGAAGAGCAAGCCAGGGACTATGATTTCTACATGTCTCTAACCAAGATGGGAGAGGATCCATTCTCACCACCAGCAGAGGAGCTTGCAAAGAGCAGATACTAATATACAATATTTCCCAAAATGCAGTTATATATTGAATTTAAGAGTGACGGCTGTCAGAGTGATAAATATTGGCTAGGGATACTGTAGTTGGTATTTCTCCAGAAGGCTTCTTTCTCTGATTAATAAACTAGAGATGGAATATAACAAAACCTGTGAATCTGTGCTTCTATACGCATTCTATTAATACTAGCTACATTTAGCTGCTGGCAAGAGATTACTTTCAATTTACCAATTAAGAAATTCAATTTCAATGGCTTTTCGTTAATGGAGGACTTTATCTTCTGAAAATTGATATGGTATTTGTTTTAGAAATGAATTAGATTATCTAACACCATCTGCATTCAAAACAGGACAAATAACACGTGTCATTTTGTATCCTTTCCCTCCGGAGCTGGGTCTCAAACCAGTTTGTTTTTTTGGCTGACATAACTTAATCCACAAAAGAAAGTCTAGGGAACCCAGCTTCCAGACTAAATGAACAGTTTAGAATCTCCAATTAAAACCTCTTCAGTCGGAAAATCCAACTATTTACCAATTAAAATAGACAAGTTCATGGCTATGCTTCATTAGGACACTTGATAAACATAGTGTAAATTGTATCTGCCACTTTCCTTGCAATTACCAGTAGTGGAGAATTGGATCTACCAGCATAGGTATTAAAACAAGACCTTTgcagaaatggagaaatgtgCTAATTTACCTGCTCCCTTTCAGTAATGGAGAATCCTGATAGATTGTACTCTTCTacaacaggagtctccaaacctGACAACTTTacaatttatggacttcaactcccagaactcctcagccagcgcaCTGAAGactacaagttttaaagttgccaagtttggaaaccccttGCAACAAAACAATGTATTATTTCTATTTGTCTGATTTCCCAATTTATACTATATTGTGCCCTAATAACCACCAGTACTATTGTGTCAGATCGCTAACCAAGAGAATATTACATTTTAAGCACAGATGCTAAAAACAATGTGGATTTAGAAGAATTAAATTTCACAACAGCGGTATCTCAATGTAACTACTGCTTCCCTCGgttttcctcctcctgctccaccTTACACACATAAATTCATCCACGCCACTTCTATACCATTCAGGAATTGCACCCCAAACATTTGATGAAATGAATATGCaagtttattttataaacatattAGTATTAAGGATTGTTACTTTTGCTGCAAACACTAGACATTTCTAATAACCATGCTGTTTAGAAACATCACCTTCACAGTAGAAAAACATTACTTACACAGATTGTCTAAACTCCACTGAGCACAGAATCCAACTTGGCGTTTTAAATAGTCCGGATTGTTTGTCCATTTCTCTAACAAAACCAGCTGATCACTGATGCAGGTATCGGAAACTGTCATTTTATTCTCACCTAGAGTTGGAGTGGGTTcacaattatgaaaaaaaaaaaaggcttttgtgcttcccccccttcccccttcccataTTCCCCATTCTCATACTATATAAATTCCACCATAATCCATTAAAGCTTCAGCAGCCAGTAGCTGCTGGCAGACAGACAGGGCCAGAGGCCAAGAAAACAACTCCAGCTACAGTCATCGTCAGGAGCTGAATTCAGCTCAGGGACATCTTGATTTTActatccatttcttttttaagatatgcaaatagcaatagcaataatacttagacttctatactgcttcatagtgctttacagcccactctaagtggtttatagattcagcctattgcccccaacaatctgggtcctcattttacccccctcagaaggatggaaggctgagtcaaccttgaactggtcaggatcgaactgctgacagttggcagtGATCCTGTAAAACTTCATTCTAAGCACTGCCaactatggatggatggatggaaggaaggatggaaggaaggaagggcaatagtaataacactta is a genomic window of Ahaetulla prasina isolate Xishuangbanna chromosome 12, ASM2864084v1, whole genome shotgun sequence containing:
- the RSPRY1 gene encoding RING finger and SPRY domain-containing protein 1 — protein: MIVVALVVLYASRNLFQGLRLTFERHILHLLQTLGVSSMGNSCVCREDSSAEENAESRNHQAENSRMPVPETRSHQRDPVRPPRRGRGPHEPRRKKHNVDVLVLDTLAVIRTLVDNDQEPPYSMMTLHEMAETDEGWLEVVQSLIRVIPLEDPLGPAVITLLLDECPLPTKDALQKLTEILNLNGAVALQDACHPSKHRNTTAVLGCLAEKLAGPASVGLLSQGILEYLLQSLEFQSHPTVMLFALIALEKFAQTSENKMTVSDTCISDQLVLLEKWTNNPDYLKRQVGFCAQWSLDNLFLKEGRQFTYEKVDLTNIRAMLNSNDVSEYLKISPHGLEARCDASSFESVRCTFCVDSGAWYYEVTVITSGVMQIGWATKDSKFLNHEGYGIGDDEYSCAYDGCRQLIWYNARSKPHSHPCWKEGDTIGFLLDLQEKKMIFYLNGNQLPAEKQVFSSAISGFFAAASFMSYQQCEFNFGAKPFKYPPSAKFNTFNNYAFLTAEEKIILPRHRRLALLKQVSIRENCCTLCCDEIADTELRPCGHSDLCMECALQLETCPLCRQEIQTRVRQIAHIS